From a region of the Oryza sativa Japonica Group chromosome 6, ASM3414082v1 genome:
- the LOC4340986 gene encoding acyl-coenzyme A oxidase 3, peroxisomal isoform X2 — translation MEPMSSSPAASRRAAAIARHLAGIPAAKFASLLEPFSCLGYVPPESNEQPPAFALGDLRRLLDGHDLGVRDWMFRVMEQSTLFCSRHGGPGPAGRVFASPDFNKDKEGLREAKMRRIGYLARRGVFRGWLTDTEGDAEAELRRIALLDCIGVYDHSLAIKIGVHFFLWGSAIKFLGTKRHHDKWLSDTENYVIKGCFSMTELGHGSNVRGIETVATYDIKTREFVINTPCESAQKYWIGGAANHATHTIVFAQLHINGRNEGVHAFVAQIRDEHENVMPNIQIADCGHKIGLNGVDNGRIWFNNIRVPRENLLNLVADVLPDGQYVSTIDDPDQRFAAFLSPLTLGRVNIAVNAVYISKVGVAIAVRYALSRRAFSVTPDGPEMLLLDYPSHQRRLLPLLAKACLMSSAGNFMKRMYVKRTPELNKSIHIYSSALKATLTWQNMTTLQECREACGGQGLKTENRIGIFKAEFDVQSTFEGDNNVLMQQVSKALYAEFLTAKRKNQPFKGLGLEHLNGPCPVIPDYLTSGTLRSSSFQMDLLCLRERDLLKRFTTEVSNYLAQGENREKALMLSYQLAEDLARAFTERTILQIFLEDEKNIPTGSLKDILGLLRSLYVMVCIDESASFLRYGCLSRENVAAARKEVMTLCSELRPHALAIVSSFGIPDAFLSPLAFDWIEANARSSGNE, via the exons ATGGAACCCatgtcctcctcgccggccgccagcCGGCGCGCCGCAGCGATTGCCCGCCACCTCGCCGGCATTCCGGCTGCCAAATTCGCCTCCCTGCTCGAGCCATTCTCCTGCCTGGGCTACGTGCCGCCGGAGTCCAATGAGCAGCCCCCGGCGTTCGCGCTAGGCGACCTCCGGAGGCTGCTCGACGGGCACGACCTGGGCGTGCGGGACTGGATGTTCCGCGTCATGGAGCAGAGCACATTGTTCTGCAGCCGGCACGGGGGCCCCGGACCTGCAGGCAGGGTGTTCGCATCGCCGGACTTCAACAAGGACAAGGAGGGGCTGCGGGAGGCGAAGATGAGGCGGATCGGGTacctggcgcggcgcggcgtatTCCGTGGATGGCTCACAGACACGGAGGGCGACGCCGAGGCCGAGCTCCGCAGGATCGCGCTCCTCGACTGCATTGGCGTCTACGATCACTCGCTCGCCATCAAGATCGGCGTCCATTTCTTCCTCTG GGGCAGCGCAATCAAGTTTCTTGGAACAAAGCGCCACCATGACAAATGGTTGTCGGACACAGAAAATTATGTTATCAAGGGTTGTTTTTCCATGACAGAACTGGGTCATGGGAGCAAT GTCCGAGGAATTGAGACAGTGGCTACTTATGATATTAAAACAAGAGAGTTTGTGATAAATACTCCTTGTGAATCAGCCCAGAAGTACTGGATTGGTGGAGCTGCTAAT CATGCTACACATACTATAGTCTTTGCGCAGCTCCATATAAATGGGAGAAATGAAGGAGTCCATGCTTTTGTAGCTCAGATTAGGGATGAACATGAAAATGTTATGCCTAATATCCAGATAGCTGACTGTGGCCATAAAATTGGATTAAATGGTGTTGATAATGGACGAATTTG GTTTAACAATATACGTGTTCCTCGAGAGAATTTGCTGAATCTTGTTGCTGATGTTTTGCCGGATGGGCAATATGTTAGCACGATAGATGACCCTGATCAG AGGTTTGCAGCATTTTTATCTCCACTTACACTTGGTCGAGTTAATATTGCAGTTAATGCGGTTTATATTTCAAAG GTTGGCGTTGCAATTGCTGTGAGATATGCTTTGTCAAGGAGAGCCTTTTCAGTTACACCGGATGGTCCTGAAATGCTGTTACTTGATTATCCCAGTCACCAGCGACGCCTTCTACCACTGCTAGCAAAAGC ATGTCTGATGAGCAGTGCTGGTAATTTTATGAAAAGGATGTATGTGAAGAGGACTCCTGAACTTAACAAATCTATACACATTTACTCTAGTGCTCTTAAAGCTACACTTACCTGGCAGAATATGACCACACTTCAG GAGTGCCGTGAAGCTTGTGGTGGCCAAGGTTTGAAGACAGAGAATCGCATAGGAATTTTCAAAGCTGAATTTGATGTCCAGTCTACATTTGAGGGCGACAATAATGTTCTAATGCAGCAG GTAAGCAAAGCCCTTTATGCTGAATTTTTGACAGCAAAAAGGAAGAATCAACCATTCAAGGGATTGGGCTTGGAACACTTGAATGGTCCTTGCCCTGTTATTCCTGATTATCTGACAAGTGGCACACTAAGAAGCTCCAGTTTCCAG ATGGACTTGCTCTGCTTGAGGGAGCGAGATTTACTGAAACGATTCACCACGGAGGTTTCTAACTATCTGGCACAAGGAGAAAACAGAGAGAAGGCTTTGATGCTG AGCTACCAACTCGCTGAAGACTTAGCTAGAGCATTTACTGAGCGCACAATTTTGCAAATATTTTTGGAGGATGAGAAGAATATTCCTACTGGTTCTTTAAAG GATATATTGGGCTTACTAAGGTCTTTATATGTTATGGTTTGCATAGACGAATCTGCATCCTTTTTGAGATATGGTTGCCTATCGCGAGAGAATGTAGCCGCTGCTAGGAAAGAAGTGATGACACTGTGCAGTGAACTCAGGCCCCACGCACTTGCTATTGTCAGTTCCTTCGGAATCCCAGATGCCTTCCTTAGCCCACTCGCTTTTGACTGGATTGAGGCAAATGCACGGTCTTCTGGGAATGAATGA
- the LOC4340986 gene encoding acyl-coenzyme A oxidase 3, peroxisomal isoform X1 — MDPSYPPSATARRAAAIARHLAGLSPRDAAAVAAALEPSACLSYAPPESSEPAPAFSPLELRSLLDGHHLRERDWAFRAMEESPLFCQRRSGGKVFVSPDYNEGKEGQREATMRRVGYLARRGVFRGWLTEPGPDAELRKLALLECLGMYDHSLAIKIGVHFFLWGSAIKFLGTKRHHDKWLSDTENYVIKGCFSMTELGHGSNVRGIETVATYDIKTREFVINTPCESAQKYWIGGAANHATHTIVFAQLHINGRNEGVHAFVAQIRDEHENVMPNIQIADCGHKIGLNGVDNGRIWFNNIRVPRENLLNLVADVLPDGQYVSTIDDPDQRFAAFLSPLTLGRVNIAVNAVYISKVGVAIAVRYALSRRAFSVTPDGPEMLLLDYPSHQRRLLPLLAKACLMSSAGNFMKRMYVKRTPELNKSIHIYSSALKATLTWQNMTTLQECREACGGQGLKTENRIGIFKAEFDVQSTFEGDNNVLMQQVSKALYAEFLTAKRKNQPFKGLGLEHLNGPCPVIPDYLTSGTLRSSSFQMDLLCLRERDLLKRFTTEVSNYLAQGENREKALMLSYQLAEDLARAFTERTILQIFLEDEKNIPTGSLKDILGLLRSLYVMVCIDESASFLRYGCLSRENVAAARKEVMTLCSELRPHALAIVSSFGIPDAFLSPLAFDWIEANARSSGNE, encoded by the exons ATGGATCCATCGTACcctccctccgccaccgcccgccgcgccgccgccatcgcccgccacctcgccggcctctcccctcgcgacgccgccgccgttgctgcaGCGCTGGAGCCCTCCGCGTGCCTGAGCTACGCGCCCCCGGAGTCGTCGGAGCCCGCCCCTGCGTTCTCGCCGCTGGAGCTCCGCTCGCTCCTCGACGGGCACCACCTCCGGGAGCGCGACTGGGCGTTCCGCGCGATGGAGGAGAGCCCGCTCTTCTGCCAGCGCCGCAGCGGCGGAAAGGTGTTCGTGTCTCCGGACTACAACGAGGGCAAGGAGGGGCAGCGGGAGGCCACGATGCGGCGGGTCGGCTACCTGGCGCGGCGGGGCGTGTTCCGGGGCTGGCTCACGGAGCCGGGGCCCGACGCCGAGCTCCGCAAGCTCGCGCTGCTCGAGTGCCTCGGCATGTATGACCACTCCCTCGCCATCAAGATCGGCGTCCACTTCTTCCTCTG GGGCAGCGCAATCAAGTTTCTTGGAACAAAGCGCCACCATGACAAATGGTTGTCGGACACAGAAAATTATGTTATCAAGGGTTGTTTTTCCATGACAGAACTGGGTCATGGGAGCAAT GTCCGAGGAATTGAGACAGTGGCTACTTATGATATTAAAACAAGAGAGTTTGTGATAAATACTCCTTGTGAATCAGCCCAGAAGTACTGGATTGGTGGAGCTGCTAAT CATGCTACACATACTATAGTCTTTGCGCAGCTCCATATAAATGGGAGAAATGAAGGAGTCCATGCTTTTGTAGCTCAGATTAGGGATGAACATGAAAATGTTATGCCTAATATCCAGATAGCTGACTGTGGCCATAAAATTGGATTAAATGGTGTTGATAATGGACGAATTTG GTTTAACAATATACGTGTTCCTCGAGAGAATTTGCTGAATCTTGTTGCTGATGTTTTGCCGGATGGGCAATATGTTAGCACGATAGATGACCCTGATCAG AGGTTTGCAGCATTTTTATCTCCACTTACACTTGGTCGAGTTAATATTGCAGTTAATGCGGTTTATATTTCAAAG GTTGGCGTTGCAATTGCTGTGAGATATGCTTTGTCAAGGAGAGCCTTTTCAGTTACACCGGATGGTCCTGAAATGCTGTTACTTGATTATCCCAGTCACCAGCGACGCCTTCTACCACTGCTAGCAAAAGC ATGTCTGATGAGCAGTGCTGGTAATTTTATGAAAAGGATGTATGTGAAGAGGACTCCTGAACTTAACAAATCTATACACATTTACTCTAGTGCTCTTAAAGCTACACTTACCTGGCAGAATATGACCACACTTCAG GAGTGCCGTGAAGCTTGTGGTGGCCAAGGTTTGAAGACAGAGAATCGCATAGGAATTTTCAAAGCTGAATTTGATGTCCAGTCTACATTTGAGGGCGACAATAATGTTCTAATGCAGCAG GTAAGCAAAGCCCTTTATGCTGAATTTTTGACAGCAAAAAGGAAGAATCAACCATTCAAGGGATTGGGCTTGGAACACTTGAATGGTCCTTGCCCTGTTATTCCTGATTATCTGACAAGTGGCACACTAAGAAGCTCCAGTTTCCAG ATGGACTTGCTCTGCTTGAGGGAGCGAGATTTACTGAAACGATTCACCACGGAGGTTTCTAACTATCTGGCACAAGGAGAAAACAGAGAGAAGGCTTTGATGCTG AGCTACCAACTCGCTGAAGACTTAGCTAGAGCATTTACTGAGCGCACAATTTTGCAAATATTTTTGGAGGATGAGAAGAATATTCCTACTGGTTCTTTAAAG GATATATTGGGCTTACTAAGGTCTTTATATGTTATGGTTTGCATAGACGAATCTGCATCCTTTTTGAGATATGGTTGCCTATCGCGAGAGAATGTAGCCGCTGCTAGGAAAGAAGTGATGACACTGTGCAGTGAACTCAGGCCCCACGCACTTGCTATTGTCAGTTCCTTCGGAATCCCAGATGCCTTCCTTAGCCCACTCGCTTTTGACTGGATTGAGGCAAATGCACGGTCTTCTGGGAATGAATGA